The sequence below is a genomic window from Salinispira pacifica.
TATTATTGAAGGGAAATACAATGTTGCCGGCATACTTTCCAGTACCGGAAGAATGTTCGAATGGTTCAGAACTTTCTCTCACCAAAGGTCCACGTCCTATCAGGAAATGATGGAAGCCATTTCCCGGGTTTCCCTGGATGCCCCGGCGCCCTGGTTTTTTCCCTCGGTTCATCATGGAAGCAGCTGGGATTTCAAAGGGGGGATTTTTGCCGGTCTTCAGCCTGAGCACAGCAGTGCAGAATTAGGCAGGGCGGTGGTGCATGCCATCGGTTTCAGCATCCGTTCGGCACTTGAATATTTATCCGGGGAAAACTGTAAGGTGAATGAGATGCGCAGCTGCGGCGGTCAGGCAAAGAATCCCCTGTGGTGCCAGATGAAGGCTGATATTACCGGGGTACGCATACTGGTACCCAGGATCAAGGATGCGGAATTGAGCGGATGCGCCGTTCTGGGCTATTCGGCTCTGGGCAGATTTTCGGGAATAGCTGAGGCAGTGGAAGGTCTGGTTTCCATTGAGCATGTATATGAACCTGATACCGGGCGAAGCCGCCAATATCAAAAAAAATACATTGCTTGGAGAGAATCCTATGAATATATTCAGGAAGCAGCGGTACATTTACCGTATCTGCAAGACGAGGCAGAACAGGAAGACTCCGGGGGGAGGTAACTGACATGTTTGGAATAATGTTTTTCCCATTTGCAATTCTCATTCCGTTTCTGGTTATCTCTCTGACCTTCCGCCTTGTGCGGATGATCTCCCAGCGCCAGTTACATGAACACCGAAAAGATTCCCCCCTCACAGGCATACTCCCTTCAAGATCCAGGCTGAAATCCAATGCAAGCGATGAAGAGTTCGAGGTGTACGTATACCGTCTGGCTTCAAAATCCGGGGGAATTCTCAGTTCCGCCCGAATTGTAGTAGATTCAGGGCTCCCGATGAAGGAAGTGGATTCCAGGATGGCATCCATGGTGGATAACGTCCATGTGTGCATGGATGTGAAGGACAGCGGTCTTATCGAATACCGATTCCCCGAATTAACCGAAGACTAATGTCAATCATGCTATGGCAAATCACAACTTATCTGCATTACACTGATTAATATGGGAAGAAAGCCCCAGAGCGAAGCATCCAAACAGCGCAAAATCGAATCCATTCTCAAAACTGCCCAGGAAATGATTCTGGAGACCAGTTATGACGGGGTGAAAATATCAGAGTTGGCCCGGCGCAGCGGGATGGCCAAGGGCACCGTATTTCTGTATTTTCCCACAAAAGAAGAAATTTTTTTCAGCCTCTTTACCCATTCCATCAGATCCTGGTTTCACCGGTTCGGGGAAGCACTGGAGGCCCAGATTAACGCCGGGATAACGCTGGATGTGGAAATTTTTCTCCAGGAACTATTTGAATCACTGAATGATGTGCCCCATCTGCCCCGGATGATGGTGCTGCTTCACAGCAGAATTGCCCCGGGC
It includes:
- a CDS encoding TetR/AcrR family transcriptional regulator, which gives rise to MGRKPQSEASKQRKIESILKTAQEMILETSYDGVKISELARRSGMAKGTVFLYFPTKEEIFFSLFTHSIRSWFHRFGEALEAQINAGITLDVEIFLQELFESLNDVPHLPRMMVLLHSRIAPGLEQREEYSDFQIQILDAGGELLESYFSFLEKGVGAAVFGRILASLSGLETFGEIWAGFAIEACQNIQDPLLQHSSLGDAEHGKLHALDFYIQTVRRILKGYSIQ